Within Paenibacillus sp. RUD330, the genomic segment TCCGCACGTATATGCGCTGACGGCGCAGACGCCGCCCTGCCAAGCCTTAGCTCTGAAGACGGGCTAGGGCTTTTGGGCTTTTGCTTTAAGCTTTTGCTTTGAGCTTTAGCATTTTTGCTTTGAGCTTCTTCTCTATGCTCTGCGCTTGCCTCGCTCATCGGGCATGGAGTGCTCAGAGTGGGCTGGATGATATTTCCTGACTGCAAGAACCGGAAGCTTTGACTATAATTCAAGCATCCCTATCTCTGACCTAAAGGCGGGTATACGATGCTTTCTTCGCTCCGTAGAAAACTGCAGCGCTTCAAGCCGCGCAGGCTGAGAACCCGAATCCTGATCGCCCTGATCATGCTGTCGGTTCCGCCTCTGCTCATACTCGGCACGATCTCGTCCAACATATCGAAGGACACGATCGTCCGCAACCATCTGGCCAACAACGCCCATAATCTGAAAACAGCCAGCGAGGTGGCTGATCTGCTGCTGCGCAACGCGATCAACATGCACAGGCTGATTCTTGCCAACGAGCAGCTCCGCTCGGAGCTCAAGGCGAGCTCGGCGGGAGAACGGGTCCTCGATGTCCGGACGGCGTCTAGGCTGCAGAACGTCGTCGTGACCAATCTCATCGACACCCGTCACATCTCCTCCATCTGCCTGTTCGATATGGGCTTCCATTCCGCTTGTTACGGCAGCACCGATGCCAATGCCGGCATCTACGCCTTCGCTTCCAGCCGAGCGCTGATTCCAAGCAGCCCCTGGTACAAGGAAGCGGCCGCCGCAAAGGGAAAGGAAGTGTTTTTCAGCTACAACGTGCTTCAGGGAACCTACAGCGGACAAGCCTTCTCGAGCGTCAAGCTGATCCGCGATCCCTATACGTTCCAGGACATTGGACTGCTCGTCATCAACTTGAAGAAAACGATGTTCAGCGCCGTCATGAACGACGATCAGGACAGCGGCTTTCTTGTCGTCGACCCTGCGGACCGCCACCAGCTGAACCTGGTCTACGCCCAGGATGCCGGCCTTGCGACCGGCGTGGAGCGGAATGAAAGCGAAGCTTCCCTGCTGCAGCGGCTGCGGGGCGACGGATACCTGTCGATCGGATACCGCAACGAGACGACGGGATGGACGTTCCTGCATGTCGTCAAGTCCGGCTCCCTGCTCAAGGACGCCAACCGCATCACCGCCGCGACGTCGGTCATCGCCGCATCCATCGCCGCCATCGCGGTCATCCTGTCGCTGATTCTGTCGGGGAGCATCATCCGTCCGCTGCTGCTGATCAAGAAAATGATGATCGATTGGTCGAAAGGATCCGGCAGCCAGCATCAGGGCGCTTCGTTCGAGGAGGACGAAATCGGCGCGATCGGGGAAACGTTCAAGCGGATTTCCTCCGAAAACGAGCAGCTGGAGAAGAGGCTGGTACACTCCCGGCTCAAGGAAAGGGAAGCCGAGCTGAGAACGTTGCAATCCCAGATCAAGCCGCATTTTCTGTACAATACGCTGGATTCGATCTACTGGATGGCGGTGCTTCAAAAAAACGACGACATCGCGCAGATGGCGGTCGCGCTCTCGGAAAGTTTCAAGCTCAGCTTGAACAAAGGGAAGGAAACGATTCCGGTGTTCAAGGAGCTGAAGCATATCGAGCATTACATCACGATCCAGAACCTGCGTTTCAACAACCGGTTCCGTTATGTCGAGAATGTCGCGCCGGCGCTCATGCCGCTGGAAATCATGAAGCTGATGCTCCAGCCGCTCGTGGAGAACGCCATCTATCACGGACTGGAGCCCAAAATGGGGAGCGGAACGGTGGAGCTGCGGGGCAGCATCGAGTACGGCCATGTCCTGTTCGCCGTGACCGACGACGGCATCGGCATGGAGGATCTGTCGGCCATCAAGCAGGGCTACGGAATCGGCAACGTCAGAGAGCGGCTGAAGCTCTATTACGGTCCCGGTAGCTCGTTTGCGGTCATTAGCGAAGCCGGGCGGGGAACATGCATCGAGATCAGATTTCCATGGCCGGCAAGATCAAAGGAGGCATGAACATGCTGCGAGCCCTATTGTTCGACGACGAGTATATCGTTCTGCAAGGATTGAAGGCGATGATCGATTGGAGCCGCTGCGGCGTGGAGCTCGCGGGAACGGCCGCGAACGGGATCGAGGCGCTGGAGCTGTTCCGGAGACTGCGCCCGGACATCGTTATGACGGACATCCGGATGCCGGGACTCGACGGTCTGCAGCTCATCGAGATCATCCTGCGGGAAGCGCCGGATACGATCTGCATCGTCTTCAGCGGATTCAATGAATTCGAGTACGTGATGAGGGCGATGAAGCTCGGCGTCGTCGATTATTTGGAGAAGCCGGTTACGATCGGGAAGATCGAGGAAGCGCTGCAGCGGACGATGAACAAAATCGGACAGCAGCAGGAATATCAGGAGCTCAAGAGCAGGCTGGAGGCGAACCGGGAGGAGCTGCTAGCCAAAACGACGCTGGATCTGCTCTTCCTTGGCGGGGAGGCGGAGGACAAGTGGAGGCAAAGCTTCGGAAGCGACGCGGACGAAGTCGTCGGCGTGACGGTGCTTGTGTTCCCGGGCCGGCCCGAGGCTGCGCCCGCCCATCCGTCTTACCGGATGGTCGAGCTCAAGATCGGGACGGAATGGGTGATGGCCTTCTTTCACTTCGAGCTGCCGGGAGACTTTCTGTGGGAGCAGCTGTCCGAGCTGTCCGCCGGCATGCAGGAGACATTCGGCTCCGGGCAGACGTATGGCTCGCCCGCCGATGCCGGCAAGAGCTTCAAGGAGGCGCTGCGGGCGCTGCGTTGCGGCAGGTTTCTGGAGGAGAAGGGCTGGACGCGGATCGAGGATGTCGGCGAGACCTATCCCCATCCCGGCGGCCTGTCCGACCGCGAGGAAGCGATTCTGTTCTATATGAGGACGGCGGATAAAGAAGGGCTGCTGCAGCAGCTGGAAGCATTCGGCCAATGGATGGAGAGCGAGCGGCTCGATCCGGAGGCTGCCGAGCAGGAAGTGCTCAAGATGGCGTATGTCGGCATGCAGTCAGTCGCGGAGACGGCAGCCGATACGGCCCGGATGGGGACCCTGTCCAAAATCCAGCATCGGGAGCTCGGGGGCATGCACAGCAGGGAAACGATGCTGCTGTGGCTGCGGCGGCATCTGGAGGCGTGGATCGACTGGACGGCCGCGGCCCGGAGCTCGACCAGGCACTCCGCAGTGGAGAAGGCGCAGGTTTATATCGAGTCCAACTATCATCGGGATCTGACCTTGCAGGAGGTCGCCGACCATGTCGGCATGAACGCGACCTACTTCAGCCTTCTGTTCAAGGAGAAGACGGGCCTCTCCTACATCAAGCACGTGACCAGGCTCAGGCTGGAGAAGGCCAAGGCTCTGCTTCGGCGCGGGGGGCGGGTCCACGAGGTCAGCGAGAAGGTCGGCTATTACAAATACCGGCATTTTACGGAGATCTTCAAAAAGCACTACGGCTGCACGCCGAGCCAGTACCGGGAACGGCATGGATGCATGCCCGGACAAGAGGAGGCGCAAGGCGATGAGTAAAGGGCTGCGCGCGCTGGGCGTTCTGGCGCTCGTACTTGCCGCAGCCAGCGGCTGCGGCTCCGGGGTCGGCGGGCTGCCCCGCGATACGGGCGTCCAGGATTCGGAGCGGACCATCCATTACGTGTCGTCGATGCTGGAGACGCAAGGCAGCGCCAGGATTATCGGCGAGCTGGCCTCCGAGTACGGAGGGAAGCATCCGGAGGTCCGCTATTCCTTCGAGAACGTCAATACCTCCGATCTGCTTCAGAAAATCCAGCTGCTCGCGGCGAGCAACGATCTGCCCGAGCTGTTCTCCTTCGAATCGGGCAAGCCGCTGGAGGAGCTGGCCGATCACGGCTTTGTCGTCGATCTGGAGCAGGCCTTCAAGGAGCTCGGCCTGTACGACAGGCTGAATCCGGCCGCGGTGAAGCTGCTGAAGTCGATGGTCGGTGGCAAAGGCCTCTATGCCCTGCCGCTGGAGATGAATATCGAGGGCTTCTGGTACAACAAGCGGATCTTCGAGTCCTGCGGCTTGCGCGAGCCGCGGACCTGGACCGAGCTGATGGAGTCCGCCGACGTCCTCCAGCGCCATGGCGTCCAGCCCTTCGCGCTTGCCGGGGCGGAGAAATGGCCGATCACGAGGCTGATCAACGGGTATGTCATCCGCTTGTACGGCTCGGCGATCATGCAGCGCGTGAGCCGGGGAGAGGTCCGGGTGACGGAGCCCGGCTTCATCGAGGCGGCCGGCGTCGTGCAAGGCATGGCGCTCAAGGGCTATCTGGGAGATCACGTCAATACGACCGATCTGAACGAAGCCGCCGCGATGTTCCTGAACGGAAAGGCGGCCATGTTCTACTCGGGCAGCTGGAGTCTGCGGGACTTCAACGATCCTACCGCGAATGCGATCGGTCCGAAAGCTATCGGCCTGTTCAACATTCCGCTCGTCGAGGGAGGTGCCGGAACGGAAGAGGACTGGCTGCTGCATGCCGGACTGACGACCTCCTTCTCGGCTGCCGCTTACGACGATAAGATGAAGGGCTGGATGAAGTCGGTATTCCGCGATTACGGCGACCGCGCTATCCATGAAATGGGCTATTTGCCCGGCTTCAAGGTCGACCGCATGCCGGATGAGCTGCCGCCGCTGACCAAAATGGTGCAGCAGAAAATAGACGGCGTCAAAAACGGCACGCTGTGGTTCGAGGCGCTGTTCGATCCAGAGGCTCAGACGGTCGCCTGGAACAACGCCCAGTTGCTCGTCTCCAACGAGGACTTCACGCCGTCGATGTATATGGAGGAGCTGCAGCAGGTGCTCGACAAGCAGAAGAAGGAATGACAAAAGGCTCCGGAGCATCCATGCGCATGCTCCGGAGCCTTTCTCGCGGTCGGAATCCGCCTTGTTATCCTTTGACCGCGCCGGCCGTCATGCCCGCCACGATCCGCTTGTTGAAGAAGATGAACAGAATCAGCGGCGGAATCGAGATCAGAATGATATCCGCGAAGAGAAGATTCCAGGAGGTGTTGTACATGCTCGTGAAATTGTACAGCGTGAGCTGGATCGTGGCGTTTTTGGCGCCAGGCAGGAAATAGAGCGGATTGACGAAATCGTTGTAGATGCTCACCGCGGACAGCACGATGACGGTGGACGTCACGGGCATGAGCAGCGGGAAGACCATCTGGAAAAACAGGCGGAGGCTGCCGCAGCCGTCCATGACGGCGGCCTCGTCGATCTCTCTTGGAATCGTCGCCATGAAGCCCCGGTACAGAATGGTGGAGAAGGAGATGCCGAGCGCCGCCTCGATGAGGACGATGCCGCTGATCGTCTTGAACAGGTGGATGGAATCGAGCACCCAGATCGTCGGCACGATGGCGGGCGGAATCATCAGTCCGGCGAGGACGAGGAAGTTGATCGGTCCGGACCAGCGGTCCGTCCGCCGCTGCAGGACATAGCCTGCCATCGCGCAGATGACGATGATGAGCGCGATCGACAGCAGCGTGATGACGGAGCTGTTGAGGAATGCTCGCACGACCATGCCGTCCTGCGCGGTCAGCACCTCCTTGTAGTTGTCGAGGATGTGCAGGGAGCTCGGCCAGTCGATCGTGAGCAGCGAGGACTCGGCGCGGTTCTTGAACGAGTTGATGAGGACGAAATAGAAGGGTACCCAGAATATGGCGATGGAGAGCAGGACGGCGACGGATTCGAGGAGGATGGGGTTTCTTCGTTTGGCGGTCACAGGTCAACCTCTCTTCGGGACAGGAAAGTGAACAGCGGGAAAGCGAGCAGAGAGACGCCGATGAACAGGATGACGTTGCCGGCGGTAGCCAGGCCGTAGAAGCCGCCTTGATACTGCTTGTAGATGATCGAGGCGATCAGATCGGTGCTGAAGCCGGGTCCGCCCTT encodes:
- a CDS encoding sensor histidine kinase — protein: MLSSLRRKLQRFKPRRLRTRILIALIMLSVPPLLILGTISSNISKDTIVRNHLANNAHNLKTASEVADLLLRNAINMHRLILANEQLRSELKASSAGERVLDVRTASRLQNVVVTNLIDTRHISSICLFDMGFHSACYGSTDANAGIYAFASSRALIPSSPWYKEAAAAKGKEVFFSYNVLQGTYSGQAFSSVKLIRDPYTFQDIGLLVINLKKTMFSAVMNDDQDSGFLVVDPADRHQLNLVYAQDAGLATGVERNESEASLLQRLRGDGYLSIGYRNETTGWTFLHVVKSGSLLKDANRITAATSVIAASIAAIAVILSLILSGSIIRPLLLIKKMMIDWSKGSGSQHQGASFEEDEIGAIGETFKRISSENEQLEKRLVHSRLKEREAELRTLQSQIKPHFLYNTLDSIYWMAVLQKNDDIAQMAVALSESFKLSLNKGKETIPVFKELKHIEHYITIQNLRFNNRFRYVENVAPALMPLEIMKLMLQPLVENAIYHGLEPKMGSGTVELRGSIEYGHVLFAVTDDGIGMEDLSAIKQGYGIGNVRERLKLYYGPGSSFAVISEAGRGTCIEIRFPWPARSKEA
- a CDS encoding response regulator; amino-acid sequence: MLRALLFDDEYIVLQGLKAMIDWSRCGVELAGTAANGIEALELFRRLRPDIVMTDIRMPGLDGLQLIEIILREAPDTICIVFSGFNEFEYVMRAMKLGVVDYLEKPVTIGKIEEALQRTMNKIGQQQEYQELKSRLEANREELLAKTTLDLLFLGGEAEDKWRQSFGSDADEVVGVTVLVFPGRPEAAPAHPSYRMVELKIGTEWVMAFFHFELPGDFLWEQLSELSAGMQETFGSGQTYGSPADAGKSFKEALRALRCGRFLEEKGWTRIEDVGETYPHPGGLSDREEAILFYMRTADKEGLLQQLEAFGQWMESERLDPEAAEQEVLKMAYVGMQSVAETAADTARMGTLSKIQHRELGGMHSRETMLLWLRRHLEAWIDWTAAARSSTRHSAVEKAQVYIESNYHRDLTLQEVADHVGMNATYFSLLFKEKTGLSYIKHVTRLRLEKAKALLRRGGRVHEVSEKVGYYKYRHFTEIFKKHYGCTPSQYRERHGCMPGQEEAQGDE
- a CDS encoding extracellular solute-binding protein; its protein translation is MSKGLRALGVLALVLAAASGCGSGVGGLPRDTGVQDSERTIHYVSSMLETQGSARIIGELASEYGGKHPEVRYSFENVNTSDLLQKIQLLAASNDLPELFSFESGKPLEELADHGFVVDLEQAFKELGLYDRLNPAAVKLLKSMVGGKGLYALPLEMNIEGFWYNKRIFESCGLREPRTWTELMESADVLQRHGVQPFALAGAEKWPITRLINGYVIRLYGSAIMQRVSRGEVRVTEPGFIEAAGVVQGMALKGYLGDHVNTTDLNEAAAMFLNGKAAMFYSGSWSLRDFNDPTANAIGPKAIGLFNIPLVEGGAGTEEDWLLHAGLTTSFSAAAYDDKMKGWMKSVFRDYGDRAIHEMGYLPGFKVDRMPDELPPLTKMVQQKIDGVKNGTLWFEALFDPEAQTVAWNNAQLLVSNEDFTPSMYMEELQQVLDKQKKE
- a CDS encoding carbohydrate ABC transporter permease — translated: MTAKRRNPILLESVAVLLSIAIFWVPFYFVLINSFKNRAESSLLTIDWPSSLHILDNYKEVLTAQDGMVVRAFLNSSVITLLSIALIIVICAMAGYVLQRRTDRWSGPINFLVLAGLMIPPAIVPTIWVLDSIHLFKTISGIVLIEAALGISFSTILYRGFMATIPREIDEAAVMDGCGSLRLFFQMVFPLLMPVTSTVIVLSAVSIYNDFVNPLYFLPGAKNATIQLTLYNFTSMYNTSWNLLFADIILISIPPLILFIFFNKRIVAGMTAGAVKG